The nucleotide sequence GGCCACGTCCCGGCAAGTGGTGTATGAAGCCCTCTGCTCCGACCTCGGGCTTGTCACTCAGCCGGCCATGAGCGCGGGCACCACCTCCTGATCGAGTCCGTCGGTCACGACGAGTGTCGGCTGCATCGTCTTGTCGATTGACTCGATCGACATGTAGCGGCGGCTCACCTGCCACTCGTCGTGTTGTTCGGAGAGCACCGAGCCCACGAGCCGGATGATGCTCTCGCGATTCGGGAAGATGCCGACCACGTCGCTCCGCCTGCGAATCTCCCGGTTGAGGCGCTCCTGGGGGTTGTTGGACCAGATCTGGCGCCAGTGAGCCATGGGGAACGTGGAGAACGCGGTGATGTCTGCTGCCGCATCCTCGAGCATCGTCGCGACATCGGGGAATCGCTCTTCGAGCTGTTCGACGACGCGTGCGAGCTGGGCGGCCACCTCGTCTGAGCTCGGCTGCGCGAAGATCGTCCGCACGAGCGTGGCCACGAACGGCTGGGCTGACTTCGGCACCCGGCAGAGTACGTTTCGCATGAAGTGGGTGCGGCACCGCTGCCAGGCGGCACCGGGGAGCACGGCCTCGATGGCAGCGATCAGTCCCTTGTGGGAGTCCGAGACCACGAGCCGCACGCCGGTAAGCCCTCTGGCCACGAGGTCTCGCAGGAACGCGGTCCACGCCGGACCGGACTCCTCGGTGAATGTGTCGAGGCCCACGATCTCGCGGCGGCCCTCCGAGTTCACGGCGGTGGCGACGATGCAGGCGACCTTCACCACGCGTCCGCCCTCTCGTACTCGTATCGCGAGCGCGTCGACCCACAGGTATGGGTACGCTCCGTCGTCAAGTGGACGGCTGCGAAATGCGGCGACCTCCTCATCGAGGGTCTTCGCGAGACGCGAGACCTGTGACTTCGAGATGCCTTCGATTCCGAGCGTCTTCACGAGCCCGTCCACACGCCTGGTCGAGACCCCACGCACGT is from Coriobacteriia bacterium and encodes:
- a CDS encoding IS256 family transposase codes for the protein MTKDKMDRLTWLRKTLEDADLDVMREMLRVFAEELMGAEADALCGAGYGERSDERVNRRNGYRERELDTRVGTIPLAVPKLREGSYYPDWLLENRRRAERALVAVIAECYVRGVSTRRVDGLVKTLGIEGISKSQVSRLAKTLDEEVAAFRSRPLDDGAYPYLWVDALAIRVREGGRVVKVACIVATAVNSEGRREIVGLDTFTEESGPAWTAFLRDLVARGLTGVRLVVSDSHKGLIAAIEAVLPGAAWQRCRTHFMRNVLCRVPKSAQPFVATLVRTIFAQPSSDEVAAQLARVVEQLEERFPDVATMLEDAAADITAFSTFPMAHWRQIWSNNPQERLNREIRRRSDVVGIFPNRESIIRLVGSVLSEQHDEWQVSRRYMSIESIDKTMQPTLVVTDGLDQEVVPALMAG